The following coding sequences lie in one Crassostrea angulata isolate pt1a10 chromosome 10, ASM2561291v2, whole genome shotgun sequence genomic window:
- the LOC128165414 gene encoding uncharacterized protein LOC128165414 gives MGSVSSNILVKLQHMSESVFVGLCKIVGTSQQVAMRRETHDIREMVTRRAISNDGIIEMVSGSHREGFRLKGSDLDLMYWPNHHRVIMDLSQSEFYNTANTTLILSDSSESPPGFTLFQLLTSTRSIFVQSACVRMNDKVYISSSIHRGLICSSIFPSHNTTVHGPCSSGNLAGKIEYDTAWCFVCDFWPLSASSWINRCRSWPDPEVVNDIVRNGCHFVAIGHPFGPYEYEEWRISFSRAEYKCVSAMNHCQFLTYGLLKLFLKEVINQQSEETNELLCSYHMKTTIFWAIQQNTLPHWCPQNLLVGFWVCFKLLLKWVYKGICPNFFIPQNNMFLTKVYGSAQNRLFLQLHELYKKGMACLLQSSSIRSYIFDVLYNPRAFVCTDESVMRYEFDYDIDIYRNISTLSAMKISHPKFKDTVEQLIHSPLTQQQVLILQRLTTFILQHTAFILNNMCTNTSVNKHMYIADKMSCHMLKLAAKFGCVSDMLYIAMYYNKTLRYREALSVIEMAKVKLAQPYLMYNIHVDRERYNEAVGGQSWSTKMRHAVAWDIELDTRIYYISELIPEQQSALQNSVPVLDIPVFVMLHFLEFLCYRHIDTTLSQAALDELQVLVHHDQGLYIHDLQREISWEILGICQQITGNLQSALYSYQQSQITQYPFHKIQTATQRRIQDIV, from the exons ATGGGGTCAGTCTCATCAAATAT ATTAGTTAAACTCCAACACATGTCAGAGTCAGTGTTTGTGGGACTGTGTAAGATAGTGGGGACCTCACAACAGGTGGCAATGAGGAGAGAGACTCACGACATCAGGGAGATGGTGACGAGACGAGCGATATCTAATGATGGGATCATTGAGATGGTGAGTGGAAGTCACAGAGAAGGATTCAGACTGAAGGGATCTGATTTGGACTTAATGTACTGGCCAAACCACCACCGAGTGATCATGGACCTGTCTCAGTCCGAGTTTTACAACACAGCCAATACAACCTTGATTCTCTCTGACAGTTCAgagagtccaccaggattcactCTATTTCAGTTACTGACATCAACAAGATCCATATTCGTTCAATCAGCATGCGTCAGAATGAATGACAAAGTCTATATATCTAGTTCCATACACAGAGGGTTAATTTGTTCTTCAATATTTCCTTCTCATAATACTACTGTACATGGACCCTGCTCCAGTGGTAATCTAGCAGGGAAAATAGAATATGACACTGCCTGGtgttttgtttgtgactttTGGCCTCTGTCTGCCTCCTCATGGATAAACAGATGTCGCTCATGGCCTGATCCTGAAGTTGTCAATGATATTGTCAGAAATGGATGCcactttgtagcaataggacacCCATTTGGACCATATGAATATGAAGAatggagaatttctttttcacgAGCAGAGTATAAATGTGTATCAGCAATGAACCATTGTCAGTTTTTGACTTACGGATTGTTAAAGTTGTTCCTAAAAGAAGTTATAAATCAACAATCAGAAGAAACCAATGAACTGTTGTGTTCCTATCACATGAAGACAACTATTTTCTGGGcaattcaacaaaacacactaCCTCACTGGTGTCCACAAAATCTCCTGGTTGGTTTCTGGGTTTGCTTTAAACTCCTCCTTAAATGGGTGTATAAGGGGATCTGTCCAAACTTTTTCAtcccacaaaacaacatgtttctGACAAAGGTCTATGGCTCAGCACAAAACAGATTGTTCCTACAGTTACATGAGTTGTACAAGAAAGGTATGGCCTGTCTGTTACAGAGTTCCTCTATCAGGTCCTACATCTTTGATGTCCTGTACAATCCTAGAGCTTTTGTTTGTACAGATGAGAGTGTAATGAGGTATGAGTTTGATTATGACATAGACATTTATCGTAACATCTCTACACTTAGTGCAATGAAAATAAGTCATCCAAAATTCAAAGACACAGTAGAACAGTTAATACATTCACCCCTGACACAGCAACAAGTTCTCATATTACAGAGACTTACAACCTTTATCCTTCAGCACACTGCTTTTATATTAAACAACATGTGCACGAACACAAGTGTCAACAAACATATGTATATTGCAGACAAAATGTCCTGTCACATGTTGAAATTAGCAGCCAAGTTTGGATGTGTTTCTGACATGTTGTACATTGCCATGTATTATAACAAGACACTCAGATACAGGGAAGCTTTATCTGTTATAGAGATGGCAAAGGTCAAGTTAGCACAGCCATATCTgatgtataatatacatgtagacagAGAGAGGTATAATGAGGCTGTAGGGGGACAGTCCTGGTCTACAAAGATGAGACATGCTGTAGCATGGGATATAGAACTTGACACCAGAATCTATTATATCAGTGAGCTAATACCAGAACAACAGTCTGCTCTACAGAACAGCGTGCCTGTATTAGATATCCCAGTGTTTGTAATGTTACACTTCCTAGAGTTCTTGTGTTACAGACACATTGATACAACATTATCACAAGCAGCTCTAGATGAGCTACAGGTCCTAGTCCACCATGATCAGGGACTGTATATACATGATCTACAAAGAGAAATCTCCTGGGAGatcctggggatctgtcaacagatcacaGGGAACCTCCAGTCTGCTCTATACTCATACCAACAGTCACAGATCACACAGTATCCATTTCACAAAATACAAACAGCTACACAAAGAAGAATTCAGGATATAGTATGA